The genomic DNA ctggtctgTCCTGCCCTACCATggtgcctcgcctcgcctcaccttGCCTCGTTATTAGCTGCGCGGGCTGGCTTGCACCCCTCCTCCTGTGAACTTTcgactgccgctgctgctgtgcctcgAGCGGCAGCATGCACCCCTGACCTGatgacggccatgatgagccGTTCAAGACGTCCATCGACCCCAGCCTTCTGTCCGTCCCCCTTCCTCATCCAAGCCTGGGCATGCCCGGGGATGGCATCGCACGCGCGGAACTGGGCTGAGGCCCTCTCCACTGGGCGACAGGGTGCCTTGGACGAGGCTCCAATCAGAGCCAACGGTCAACCTGGTTTGTTCCAGTTCCAGTTCCGGTTCCAGTCCTCGTTCGGGTCTAATGCTCTCCAGACATCGCCATTCATtgcccgtcggcggcctgggctcTACTACCACACTGaaccccgtcgccgcacaccatggcatggcggccCAAGTCGAGGCGATCGACAAGGGAAAAAATCATACCGAATTGCCTGGTCAGAGCATGACAACGCGCACGGGCGCCTGGGCTCCGTTGAGCCTATTCAGCGCCATGCGAGGGACCAACCGCAAACTCCCGCCAGTCCGAAAACGGACCGCCCGAGACCCAGGCGGCATGAGTCCTGGGGTACGTGGAtagccctgctgctgcggacgTGCATTGGGCAACGCGTGGCAGCCAGGTCAGGGGGGTTGCGCTGCAGCGTCGCAGCAGAGGCATGTTTTCGATGCTTCCCCCGAGCCTAAACTGCCGTCTCACCCTTCCCATTGAAACGGCCCAGATGGTGCCACCCGCCATGCAACCCCAGCCCCACGCACAGGTATACTATCGAGAAAAGAAGAGATGAGAACCTTGGGACCGGCCTTGGGATGGCTCGATTTTGATTTTTTCCTCCATCGGCTTGTTGTTCTTGGGGCTTTGCCATCTGTTCATATGCCGATTGATTCGACGTTTACATAACCTTAACGCTCTGCGGGTAGACACTTGTGtgcctactactactacaagTCTACAACTAGCGCAACGCAGCAGAAGCACCATGCTCGGCAGTCGAGCTACGCAGGTATGGCAGCGTTCTCCACTGCCGGGGAGGCTCGTAGCTTGCTTCACACTCACACTTCCTTCAAACTCCGAAATGGGACGCACGCCTCCCGACTGGGCGCCCGGACTGGATGCTGGGAATCGACATGCCGTCGGAACGGTATCCTTGAGACGAGcctcggcagcagcgccgcccacgggcaACGACAGCTCCAACCTCGTAATGCCCTTTCGTCGGCCTGCGGCTCGCAGGCACAAGGATTACCCTGCCAGAGAGCAGTTGCCGTCGCTGAGCAGCTCCCCTAACCGGCCGTCGGCAACGAGCATTGTTCGTTTGTTCGCGAATCGCGACTGCACCCCGTCCCTGGCGCTCCCCTGGCGCCCACGACTAAGAGCCGCGCTTACCGCGATAATTCGGTTCATCTGTTGTGCCCTTCTGTCATTCGGCCCGTCATGGCATCATCACCGGGCTTCTCATCCAATCTACCCCATCATCCAACACAGACGCAGTAAGCGTTTATTCATCAGGACCGGGCGGGACCGCGCTACCACACATTGTCGTTACACACCGATGCGGCCCGATCCCGCAGCTTGAAACAAGACGAGGAATCGCAACCCCAGCACCAGCTTATCGAGCTCCCCACAGGAGAGGAGCACCCACGTACACTCTCGCCGTCTCTATCCGAGTTTACTCGTCTCTGTCATTACACAAGGCCGTTTGGCAGGCAATGTCCGACTAATGGCCACCAGTCACCTCCTCATCGCGAATGCCACACGTGGATTATCAGTAACATGCTGTCAAGTCCAGGGCGGTTGTGGCCTGGCCCTCAGCCTTGTTGGCTGCTGGGTTCTGGTAGCCGAGTCCCGAGGCGCGATTGTGTGTCTTGGCTGTCTCGGCCAACGTAGCCTCGTCCCTCAACCGACGCGTTACGTATTTGGCTGACGCCACATGCATGGTATGTACAAAATAGGTAGTCACGTTTTGTCTCAGTCGCGACTGGCAGTGGTCAAGGGCTGAGACAGGGTGGCCATCCCAACAAAAGCATTACCGCACCATCAAAGCAATTCCCCAACCTACATAATTACGCAGCCTGATCCTGGCATCTACGATTTACCAGCCCGCTCCGATCGCACACTCACCGGGTGGTCGCCGTCAGCCTCTTCGTCCAGCCTCTTGGCCGTCTCCGTGACGCCAAAAAGCTCGTCCATCTTCTCTAGGCTGATACCCTTGGTCTCAGGGACGAAAAAGTAGACGAAAAAGcccatgatgatgtcgaAGCTGCCAAACATGAAGAACATGCCCTGTCTTGCGTCAGCGCTGCGGCCCCGGCAGGGAGTAAGTGGGCCATTTGAGACTTACATATCCGGCCTTGCCCATGGTCGCTTGCATTGTGAGAACAGCTGCAGGCGCGTCAGTCACGGGGTTTCGTGGCGGCTTTGCGGTCAGCAGTCTTACATCGGGCCATGACAAAGTTGAAGAGCCAttgggtggcggcgccaatGGCCACATTCATGGCACGCAGGCGGGCCGTCGGGATCTCGGAAACGAGAATCCAGCATGCTGGACCCCAGCCGAATTGGAAAAGCCTGTCATCGATCGGTCAGCGTCTGCTCGTAGCGCTCATTGGCGCCATACACGGTGACGGGTACTCACGCAGCCCACAGGTAGATGCAAGTAATGGCGACATATCCGAAAGCAGAGACCTGTTGACCATGTCAGCGACCCTGCGTTTGAAGCGCGTAGTGGATATCCCAGCATTAGACGACGTACGGGCTCGCCCTTGACGGGAGGCTGCACTCGGCCGTAGATGCCGATTATGTACAGCACAATGGCCAAGGCGCCGCTCGTCCACAATAGAGCCCAGCGGCGACCGAGCGAGTCGGCGATGAAAAGGAGGAAGACGGAGCAGGCGGCCATCTTGACAACGCCGTAGATGCCCGTGGCGAAGAGGGACGAGTCGGTGCCAGTCATGCCCAAGTTCTGAAAGATTTGCGGGGCGTAGTAGTTCTGGCGAAAGTAGTCGATTAGCCACGAGGTCAGAAGCCCATGGGCGTGAGCGGACGTGGGATGGGGTTTAACTTAcgatggcgttgacgccAGTCATCTGCTGACAGATCATGAGGACGATGGAGATGATGGTTCGCCTGCGGTTGCCGGGGATGAGGAACATCTCCTTGAGGAGGGTCTTGGCGGTGGCGTCGCCCGTCAACCGCCTCTCGATctcgagctggctggccatgtCCTGGATCTCGTTGGAGACGTACTCGGAgtcggcaggcaggctgggcaGATGTCAGTGGCTACTTCTGTCGGCGGGCCCCCTTGTATTGGGGCCATCGAAGACTACTCACCATCGCAGCTTGACGAGAATCTTGGTGGCCCGCTCCCAGTCGTCTTTTCTGGCGCACCATCGTGGACTGCGATGCGAGGTCAGCATTTCATACGTTTCTGCCAAGTCACGTCGGCCTCCTGGAAACGCACCTCTCGGGGGCAAGGAACATGCCGCCGATCAAAAAGCTGTACAGTGATGTTAGCAGGCAGTCTCTATCTGTGTGCGGCACCGGAGGTTTGTGGATGGACATTGCGACTTacatggcgggcagggctTGCAGGGCAAGGGGCACGACGTAGACGGCCGGGGCGGACACGTGAAGGAGGCAACCGTAGTTGACCCTAGGCCGCGGCGTCAGCTTCTGCGCGTGGCGTCTTTGACTCGATTGGGCAGTCCTAGTaaagggagggggaaaaCGCACCAGAAGGCGATCATGATTCCCGTGACGATGAAGAGCTGGTAGAATGCTGCAGATTTCGTGGACATCGGTCAGCCACCACGGTCTTTTaagctctctctctctctctctctcacacacacacacacactcagacacacacactctctcacTCAGATGACGGAAAAGTAACAAGGTAAGTAGTCAACATACCCGTCAAGCCACCACGGATCGACCGCGGCGCACACTCCGACACGTACAGCGGGGTgagcgtcgacgccgcgcccacgcccaggccggcgacgaagcgccCGACGTacatgacggcgagggtgccgtgggcggcgctcgcggcctgcagggcgacgccggcggcggtgaggacGCCCGTGGCCATGAGGCAGGGCCTGCGGCCGTAGCGGTCGGCGAGCCAGCTGGTGGCGAAGCAGGCGGCGAAGCATCCGGCTTGGAGGGTGGAGACGATGTTCTGCTCGAGGTTGGACTTGTCCTGCTTGGACTTGTTGGCGGTGCCGAAGACGTCCTGGAAggcgggcatggcgaggacgccgccgatggcgcccgTGTCCCAGCCGAAGAGCATGCCGCCGAAGCacgaggcgaagacgagggcgaagacgCGCCAGCCGTAGATGACGTCTGGGTCGGATCGCATGGCATCGTTGCGCACGATGGAGCGGAGGATCCGGGCCATGAGTGCCATCTTGGCGGTATTCTTGCTCCTCCTTGTTCTTATTTGGTATTCACTTTCTCACTGCTGCTTGATTCTGAAAATCTCCCGGGTGGTCCCCACGGGGGAGTGAGATGATCCGCGTCCCTTTTTTCTCTACCTTTTTCAGTGGGGCGTCGGCACGTAGGGCTGAGGATGAtgggacggcggcgatgccgagacGTAGAGACGAGTGCTACGACgtgatggtgttgatgtTCACCACCAGTCTTGTCTTCTTCAGAGTCGTGGGCGACCCGGTGGGGAAAGGGGGACAGCGACGCAATTGATGATGAatgaggaagaaggggaggCTGAAGGGGAGAGACGTCGAGTCGAGAGATgagctgctgatgatggtggtggtagtggtggtggttcccCGCTACTTATGGTTATAGTATGGGTTTTAGTTAGTGTTGCACCCGGGTTCGCCTCGGAGCTATCCTACGCTGTACCCCAGTCTGTTCACCATAATCATCAtccgaaggggggggagggggggggggccttgcACCACGCCATGGGTTGGATGTGTGTGGAAGGAAGACAGGCCCCGGCTTTTGacaggcacggcggcgcgacgtggTGGCGTCCTGTAAAGGGCGagcgccatgccgccggctCACCTCGTGTGTTGTCGAAGGAGGGGCGCGCCGTTTGAAGCGATTGAACTGAACGTGAACGAACTCAGTCCACCCCCATCTTTTGTCAATTTAGCGTCTTATCGACAGCGacaggagggagggggaggagccACGTCTGGACTCTGGAGAGGCATGCCATGATCCATCCATCAGAGCCGCTGGCCCTGGTTTCACTCACTTCACCACTTTTGCATTCTCGCCCGTCGTGAAATTAGTCGTTGTGGTTCCAGTGCGACGCCCGTGCCCCGAGTGGGCGCCGCATCTGTCCCCAACCAACTACATACTGCACGACAACatctcatcgtcgtcaccacggACCAACGACGCCATGCATCGTCGTCTaacccagcagcagcagtcaaGCGAAGAGCATCTTACCTATCTACCTGACCCTCCAATACCGCACTGTGAGTAGTACTGCTGTGGCTTGTCATCTAGATGGGCGCCCAATGTGCCAATAATCCTCGTAGCACCGGTGCACCGCATCGTTGTTCTTCAGCCCCCCTTGCTCGATCGAAACAGgaacatcgtcgtcgggctttTTTCCCATCAATCACGCCCATATCATGCCCATGCATGCAAGGTTGCGAACCGAGCGACAGCCGCCATCTGTACTTGTCCTCCTGCCCCCtccactcctcctcctcctcccccaggGTGGTGGATTGgggggcacgcacgcaccgaACGAACTGATGATCACCGCGGCCCAGTATGGCAGTGGCTGTTGGTGGAAACCCGAATCCCACGAATGAGGGGTGGGGAGGCCAAGCAAAGCATCCCTGAAGCATGCGGGCTCAGGGATGCGTCTCTCTCCGCCTTTGAACCCTCAAACAAGCCcaagcccctcccccagaGCCGGCTTGGCAGCCGCTGtcgtttgtcgtcgtcgtggcggcggcggcggcggcggcttctggCCCCAgcgaagaaaaaaagggcggcggcgtggggaAAAGCCAAAGCGTCCGCCCGCTCGGCTCCGCTCTCTCACTCTTTGCAAATCAGCCGTCGGGGCCACTGCACCCATTTGCCAAAAAACGCGGGGGAATGAGGCAAGgtcccccctcttcccccggTGATTGCTTGCCGGTGCGGAGAGCGATCGTCTGCGGCTAGTACATGTGTCCATGGTGCTGACAGGGCGCCAGAGCGATGCGGCCGAAGGGACACCCCCCTCGTGATGGCATGCAAGGATGGTTTGCGCTTTTGGCAAAGCAGCGGGCGGCTTTGCTCGTGGGGATGAAGGAGCAAACGCCGCTCCACACTCCCCGACCCCTGTCTGGGGGCTATTCAAACATGTCAAATGCCGATGGGCATGGCTTCGCTCGCATCGCTCATGGTTGCGCACCTCTGCTGCCACGATACGGTGCGGTTTGCTATACTGCAGCACCTCGTGGAGTGAAATGAACGACCTAACAAGCCATGATGCTTGGGGCAAATACAAAGTACCATGCCGGGTGCGAGTGTTTGCTCCATGGCCATGCAACAACAAGAAGACGTACAAAGCATAGTACGATGCGTATGAGGTCATCACCACGTGGCTAGGTGCTCCAGAACGATGCTACTCCTGTACAATCAAGAAGTAAAACATCCGGCAGACGGTAACTGCCTCCCACCTCCGTGGCTCCTCGCATGTGCGGACATgtctacgaagtacttcgaACCAAACATAGTCTGTTGTCTACCTAgctccatgccatgccccaTCGCGAGCCATCTCGGACTCTAGCCACTTTGGCACGCTCGGCGGTGCATCCCACCCGTCCAGATACGTCTCCTTgggcacgccggcgccgccgggcttggCATATATCGCGGACACGTACCAGACCGTctggcccgcggcgatggTGTGCTGCAGCGTCGGAATCGTCGTGCGGCTGTCCACGAGGTTGGAGTTGGGGTCCGCGTTGACGAGcatggcgcgccgccgcggcaacacagacggcgaagacggtgacggtgacggtgacggttccagggccttgatgcccacggcgccggccttgttGGAGACGGCGAACGCGCCCTCCGCGCCctccgcccagcccgccggcgtGTTGACGTCGTAGTTGCCGATAATCATGGGCGACGTCCCCTCGCACCTCTCCCGGTCATACGGCTCGAGGTACCGCCCGGTGCGCGAGTCGACGTTGCAAACGGCAAAcgagccgtcggccgtcatgagcgcgcgggcgccgccgttgtcgatCCTGTGGACGCGCAGGTGCCAGTTGGGCGCCCGCTCGGTCGGCGGgacgagcgtcgtcgtgacGCGTACGTCGGCATAGGGACGCCATACGGACACTAGCACGGGTTCGTCGTCATGTCCAcgttcatggccgccgccgccgccgccgccgccgcgatgtTCGAGCCCTGCATACTCGGagaggcgccgcgcgcgccagtggtccccgccgtcgtccgacAGGCCGAGCTGCGAGGCGAGCGCGTGCTGCTCGAGCGACAGTAggcccggcggcaccgagTAGCCAAAGGCGCTGCTGTAGGCGAAGCCGCCGTACTTGGCGTGCGAGGCCTTCATCGGGTAGCCGCAGGCCTGGCCCGACGACAGGAGCATGCAGTGGCCGCCGCGATAGCTTCACGTCGGGGACACCCACGTCAGTCGGAGAAACTTGTGATTGGTGGCAAAACAAAAAAGACAACTGTATGTGATGggagcgctcgctcgctcacctcGTAATGTGTCCGGGGTGCTTCAGGGCCTTGACGGGAGGAAACGCGCTACTGTGTAGCTCTTCCTTGGATGTCCAGAACGGGTGGCTCTCGGGCACGGCAAGGCAGATGAAGGCTATGCATGCCCAGTActgcgggcgtgggcgcggaCGGTATTAGCCTGAGATGGGggagacacacacacacacacacaccctctTCTCGCCCTGTTCTGGATAAACTCACCGGGCTACCTGGACTGTTGTAGTTTTCCGTCAACTGCCGCGCGTCAGCTCCTGAAATTCCACCCAACACAGAAGATTTTCTCTGGCATGTTTTGTTCCACTTACATACATGTTTGGATACAAGTATCCAAGCGACAGGGTGCCGCTCGACGTCCACATGTCCGTCTGCGTCTGCCACCAGCGCAGGTTGCGCAGGACGATGCCCTTGACCATGCCCCAGGTCAGGGGcgcgggcagctcgacgtcggcgtaGGCGAGGGTGCTCCAAAAGGCCACCATGGCGAAGCGGTACCCGACGCTGCGGCCAAAGGGGAtggcgcggccctcgtcgtcgtagtagtGCACCAGGTCCAGCGCGGCCATTTGCGCGCGCCGCTTGAACTCGGCCGCGCGGGCTGGGTCGTCGGCTCCGCCGATGGTGGCGTAGAGCAGCTGCAGGGTCTGGATGGCGAAGCTGGACGAGTAGTAGTCCATCTCTGCGCAGGGGGGCATGAGTATTCGAGGAACGTTCCGTATAAGAGGGAGAAGAAAGCGCGGgaagtaggtaggtagggggggagagagagatagaAAACGTACGGTGGATGCCCTCGGGCCCGTCGTTGGaccagccgtcgccgcggtaAAACGTGTCGAGGTGCTCAATGTCGCGGTCGAGCCGCTCCTGAGAGTAGCGGCCGCCGTTGCGCTTGAGGCCGAGGTTGGCGAAGACGCGGAACCAGAGCCAGTTGGTGTTGGGCATGCTGTGGGCGGGAAAGTCAGTCAAATGTGTCTTCATGCCAATGACAGCGGGACAGTTAGCATCGGAGAACAGGGTGGACGTGCTTCTTTTCGTTGATGGAGTTGCCGAGCCACGTCTCGACGTTGGCGCGCTCTTTCGGGGAGAGGGACTCCCAGAACAcaggggcgacggcgagggtaTATCCTGCAGTCGAGTAAGTAATGAGAGTCAAGGTTTAGTATAGAGGTGGGTTGTCCCCCTTTGCTCACCCAACGGACACATCTCGACCATGCGCTGGTCGTTGTCGCGGGGGAAGCCCCAGAACTCGGGGCTCTCCGGGTCGGTCCCGGCCTTGAGCCCGGCGAGCCATGcctcggtgccgccgccgccgccgggcctTGCGTCGTGGTagtggccgccgccagcaagcAGGGAGGCGAGCCCCCAGAGCGGGCGCGCGaagccctcgagctcggcggcggcggcgtcgaagcgcacggcggtggcgccggggcagcggacgcgggcgcggcacggcgagaagaagggcgtCAGCGGGTCGAGCAGCGTGATGAGCAGCTCCTGCACCGAGGACCGGCCGGAGAGCGGCACGCGCGAGAaggggtgggcggcgccgccattgtAGCCGAGGTTCAGGGGGGCGgcgttgttgctgttgtttgtggatgaggtggtggtgctggccaTGGTGACGGGAGGTGGGAGtgatgatggatggtggtTGCAGTGAATAGGCGCTGGTCCGATGTGACAATGGACTCCAATGTGGTGATGCCTCGTACCAGACTGCACGCACCGGGGAAGGGCCGTGTAAGCCGAGTCGAGTTGTTTGACGGTACGAGCGCAGGCCACTTACACGCCACACTGACGAGTCACGACGATTCAAAGATAGGTATACTGTACCGTATACCTTGAGCGTCAAAACGTTGGCGGCAGAGGGGGCTGCGTTGCACGCCAAAtaaagcagcagcaacgcggCGTttgagcagcggcgggcctcgcgcaggtAGCAATTCAAATGCAAATgccgcctgggcggcgtcgtcgcgtctGGGCTCCGCAGCCGGACGTCCATGCCGCAGAGCATCGCCGCTATCGCTGTTGCTGATGATGGGAGCGATGGAGAcggcgccaccgtctcgTGGAGCTTCTTGTCACTTGCCGCCGTGGGCTAGCTTGCTGTGGGGGAGACGGGAGACGGGGGTGCTTGCGGGATGGCGAGGGGGCTTGGGCATTCGGGTAAAGTTAGCCAAGGCGGCTAAACTGCCGCCGAGCGGATAATACAGCAATTGTTATAGAGTTAGTAGTACGGAGTACTGTTCGCACAGAGACTGGAGAAAAGGCTGGCCGCATAGACAATCTACTTGTGTTCTACCCTCGCCGTACCCGTACATAACGCCGCTCATAGTGCTATTAACTAGACAACCAAGGCAGCCATCTGGATCCAGGCGTGCAACTTGGGCTGTTCAAACCCGTTACAGTCGCTCAGCTACTTACTTGTCCATGTTATGATgggtactgtacagtatagtaCAAACGTCTTTTTAATATGAAACGCTTCTCGACCGATTACTGATCCCTAACGTTGGTATCGGTCTCCTACCAATATACTAGCCCTGCCTAAACACGCTGGAACTGGAAGTCACAAGGTCAATCTTTTTATCTGCGACCATGGTCGTCTATGCAGCTATGATACTTACTGTTTACTGTACTCGAGACTACCCGAGTTTGCAGGAGCTGCTTAGCCAAGTGTGCTTTCCTAATCCTTTTGCGGGCGATCATAACTCCATCTGCTTCTGAATGCGAAAATGTGTGGCTCGACATCAAGCGACCTGGTACGCGACTTGTACATTCCGGCACGAGGAAATCGCCATCATCCGTGAGCCGGACGATTCTGTGGCGCTTGTCTTCGTCCTGTGCCTGCACCCTCGTATCACGCCGGCAGTCCGGCTCATCCGACACAATCGGAAATCGAAAGGGCCCCGTGTGCATAAGACCTTCAACCCTTAATTTGCAGTTTAATGTGCAACATAGACTGGTTGTGCAAGGGAGTGATGCAATGTCGCGGGTGTCTTGCTATACTACACAATGAGTTACGCATAGATTTAGACCATCGGCGCGATCACCTCAACTGGCTATATCATTCGAGGTGAGCATTGTGAGAGGTGACGGGTCCTGAAGGGCGATGTTTTGGACTCAAACAGTAGACCGGAATCTGGCGCCTCCGTGATTGCTTGCTTCAGTGAGAAACTGGTGTCAAGGGCGTGGACAACGCATATTCGCAACAGCAATTAAATTACCAGACTACAAGGTAAGCATCCACGCCTCATGAGGAGGAAGGCGGCATATAAGTTGCACTTGCTCATACTTGTTCTGCTTGGACTCTTCCTGCTACGCTCTGTCACTGCTAAGTACTCGCTCTAGCATCGACGCTTGGACACATCCATTATTTCTCATCCTCTGGGCTTTTGCAGTCTTTATAACCTGTCTCTAACAATGAAGTTGAACCGAATTTTGGCTCTCCCAGCCTACCTTGGTACCTGGGTTGCTTGCGTAGGCTGTCTGGCTGTTGTCAATGATGGTAAGAGAAAGTACGGATAGTCTACCGACTGTAGATGGTAACTAAAGTGTATAGGCACAACTAGGGCCTCAACTGGGAACGAGGTGCTCAAACTGGCAGCTGGATCTTGGAGCGACACCACACCTGCGCGCGTTGCCGACCATGCAATGCCGAAGATTCAGGACGCCGCCGAATTCGTAGGGCAACTAGACGCATGGGTACATAAAACTCCCGCTAACACGGGATCTAGGGCACTGCCGCTCTCGGCAAATTCAAAAGCCGCTGGGACGAGCTTCTGGCCAACATGACTGGAGGCAACGAAGAAGCAATGCAGGCCGCTCGCACCGGAACAATCAGAGTACTTCAGACTGCTAAGGGCCGCCTTGAGAACGTATGTCCGGTTTCCTCATGTTTGGGAATGCACCCGCTGACTGGCAATATGTACCAGGGGGACGCAGATGTCGATGCTGTCATCCATGATGCTATATCGCTCCTAAGAAATGCTACCAGCAAGCTCAACCTcaacgacgtcgcccgcgacggaCTCGGAATGCTACGCGCCTTTGTTGACAGCCATGACCTCAACAAAGTTTTCAAGACATGGCTTGGAAGTCCAGCTAattcgagcagcagcaacggaaTATTGCCGACGCGCTCTCTCGGCACACACCGTACCATTTTATCGGCCGTTTTTAGCAGAGTAGGTGATGTCTAAAACAGTTAGCTCCAATTGTGACCTAACTAAGGGTTATCAGGACCTCATGGATCTCACATCTCTTGGAACTGTCGCTCTTCAGATGCTGCGTGGCTTTGCGGATAATGCAGATTTAAACAACCTGGCAAAGCAGGCTCTTGACGCCTTGGGAGCGCTTCTGGGCACCGTAGACCTCAACCGACTGGTCGGGAAAACGACGACAGTTATGGACAACGTCGTTGGAGGCGTCAACTTCAGTGATATATTGAAAAGGGGGCTCGCGCTGCTGATGCAGCTGCTTTCTAAGTAAGACTTTACCTCGGGCTGGTCCCGGCGGGATTAAGCGAGACGATTATCAGAGGTTCGGCCTTCAGCCACCCATCAGGAAGGGGGATccgtgggggggggggcgggggggcgaggTTTGCTTTGCTATAAAACAATAAAACGGGTTGTTATAACCGTACCCGCTGAAATTGCAACCTGGACAAGGTGGGCTGGTTGCAGGTTATCGACAAATTGCAGACAGTTAGCAACTAGACTCCCTGAAGCTCCTTTTAACCTTTGAGCTTGACAGAGGTGAATCAATTTGGTCCTTTATGCATACAATAGGAGCAATAGACGACAGGAAGTGAGGAGAGTGAGCGGCAACATGATAGCGTAATCACCTCTTGTGCGTGTCGTATCGACCTAACGCCTGTTTAACCGTGCGTGTAGGGCCCGCCACCCCAAGGACCAGAACTGGATCAAGCACAAGGAGAAATGTGAGGTCTTGCGTGTATCGAGAGAAAGCGAGAGAGACGTGACACAGGGCTCACAGCACAGATCAAACAGCTCGTCTGTATGTGCAATGTGATGATGGAGAGGCTAGGCTAGGCTAATCGTACATGCTGTGGTGGGCTTTTGAGGAAGCCACCCCACGTGACCCCTCTGTGGGTCCCAACAAGAAATATGTCTAATAAATAGCTCCTATCCCGATGCTTCGGGCTCTGTTGGCGGGCCACTGTCTATATTGGAACTCGAAAACGTCCCCGGATGGCACGGGCTCCTGAATTTCAGGCATTTAGATGTGTGATCATCGCGCTAAGGAAACCGCTCTTGTATTCTGCGTTGGTGAGGATGTCGGTGTTGAGGCGGAGGCTCTTGTCGTTTGACCTGCCGTTGCAATGTTCATTGCGGGTATTTTCGCCCGTGTCTTCAAC from Purpureocillium takamizusanense chromosome 4, complete sequence includes the following:
- a CDS encoding uncharacterized protein (TransMembrane:12 (i25-45o80-99i106-127o133-156i168-186o198-221i294-316o336-354i361-383o395-422i434-454o466-486i)~EggNog:ENOG503NVZH~COG:P), with translation MALMARILRSIVRNDAMRSDPDVIYGWRVFALVFASCFGGMLFGWDTGAIGGVLAMPAFQDVFGTANKSKQDKSNLEQNIVSTLQAGCFAACFATSWLADRYGRRPCLMATGVLTAAGVALQAASAAHGTLAVMYVGRFVAGLGVGAASTLTPLYVSECAPRSIRGGLTAFYQLFIVTGIMIAFWVNYGCLLHVSAPAVYVVPLALQALPAIFLIGGMFLAPESPRWCARKDDWERATKILVKLRCLPADSEYVSNEIQDMASQLEIERRLTGDATAKTLLKEMFLIPGNRRRTIISIVLMICQQMTGVNAINYYAPQIFQNLGMTGTDSSLFATGIYGVVKMAACSVFLLFIADSLGRRWALLWTSGALAIVLYIIGIYGRVQPPVKGEPVSAFGYVAITCIYLWAALFQFGWGPACWILVSEIPTARLRAMNVAIGAATQWLFNFVMARSVLTMQATMGKAGYGMFFMFGSFDIIMGFFVYFFVPETKGISLEKMDELFGVTETAKRLDEEADGDHPVSVRSERAGKS
- a CDS encoding uncharacterized protein (COG:S~CAZy:GH154~EggNog:ENOG503NZ89); this encodes MPNTNWLWFRVFANLGLKRNGGRYSQERLDRDIEHLDTFYRGDGWSNDGPEGIHQMDYYSSSFAIQTLQLLYATIGGADDPARAAEFKRRAQMAALDLVHYYDDEGRAIPFGRSVGYRFAMVAFWSTLAYADVELPAPLTWGMVKGIVLRNLRWWQTQTDMWTSSGTLSLGYLYPNMYLTENYNSPGSPYWACIAFICLAVPESHPFWTSKEELHSSAFPPVKALKHPGHITSYRGGHCMLLSSGQACGYPMKASHAKYGGFAYSSAFGYSVPPGLLSLEQHALASQLGLSDDGGDHWRARRLSEYAGLEHRGGGGGGGGHERGHDDEPVLVSVWRPYADVRVTTTLVPPTERAPNWHLRVHRIDNGGARALMTADGSFAVCNVDSRTGRYLEPYDRERCEGTSPMIIGNYDVNTPAGWAEGAEGAFAVSNKAGAVGIKALEPSPSPSPSSPSVLPRRRAMLVNADPNSNLVDSRTTIPTLQHTIAAGQTVWYVSAIYAKPGGAGVPKETYLDGWDAPPSVPKWLESEMARDGAWHGAR
- a CDS encoding uncharacterized protein (COG:S~EggNog:ENOG503NZ89), which codes for MASTTTSSTNNSNNAAPLNLGYNGGAAHPFSRVPLSGRSSVQELLITLLDPLTPFFSPCRARVRCPGATAVRFDAAAAELEGFARPLWGLASLLAGGGHYHDARPGGGGGTEAWLAGLKAGTDPESPEFWGFPRDNDQRMVEMCPLGYTLAVAPVFWESLSPKERANVETWLGNSINEKKHVHPVLRC